From Deltaproteobacteria bacterium, the proteins below share one genomic window:
- the tldD gene encoding metalloprotease TldD produces the protein MAQDNLPAAFFTDNFGIHTGDLDKVIDAALGQKADYADLFFEYRRNEGVSLEEGLVKSCSQSTSNGVGVRVLAEAKTGYAYTDDITIENLEIAARTARYIAQNRPSQVPAPVGQPRADSHDLYPIKTPVNDVPLEEKVALLYEIDKFTRALDSRIKNVFASIGAEYKVMLVANSQGMVVGDIQPLTRLNVTCIVEENGNRQIGSFGGGGRVEFGFFVDHKDYERYAREAVRQAVLNLSAVDAPAGTMDVVLGPGWPGILLHEAIGHGLEGDFNRKKTSAFSDRIGQKVASELCTVIDDGTIPSRRGSINVDDEGTPTGRTVLIENGILKGYLQDKLNAGLMKMTPTGNGRRESYAHIPMPRMTNTFMLAGQSAPEDILRSVKKGLYAVSFGGGQVDITSGKFVFSASEAYLIEDGHVTRPVKGATLIGNGPDVLTRVSMVGGDLKLDEGVGTCGKDGQSVPVGVGLPTIKIDGLTVGGTAA, from the coding sequence ATGGCACAAGACAATCTGCCCGCGGCATTTTTCACCGACAATTTCGGCATTCACACAGGCGACCTGGACAAGGTCATCGACGCGGCCTTGGGTCAGAAGGCTGACTACGCCGACCTATTCTTCGAATATCGCCGTAACGAAGGCGTCAGTTTGGAAGAGGGGTTGGTCAAGAGCTGTTCTCAGTCAACCTCCAACGGCGTCGGCGTGCGCGTGCTCGCCGAGGCCAAAACCGGTTACGCCTACACCGACGACATCACGATTGAAAATCTTGAAATCGCCGCACGCACGGCGCGCTACATTGCCCAAAATCGGCCGTCGCAAGTGCCCGCGCCGGTGGGCCAGCCGCGCGCCGACAGCCACGATCTCTATCCGATCAAGACGCCGGTCAACGACGTTCCATTGGAAGAAAAAGTCGCGCTACTTTATGAGATTGACAAATTCACCCGCGCGCTCGATTCGCGCATCAAAAATGTTTTTGCCTCCATCGGCGCCGAGTACAAAGTCATGCTGGTGGCGAATTCTCAGGGCATGGTGGTCGGCGATATTCAGCCGCTGACGCGCTTGAACGTTACCTGCATCGTCGAGGAAAACGGCAACCGTCAAATCGGCAGCTTTGGTGGCGGCGGCCGGGTCGAGTTCGGATTTTTTGTCGACCACAAAGATTACGAGCGCTACGCGCGCGAGGCGGTGCGCCAAGCGGTGCTCAACTTGAGTGCGGTGGACGCGCCGGCGGGGACGATGGATGTGGTGCTCGGTCCGGGCTGGCCGGGAATTCTTCTCCATGAAGCGATCGGCCACGGCCTGGAAGGCGACTTCAACCGCAAGAAGACTTCGGCTTTTTCCGATCGCATCGGTCAGAAAGTCGCTTCGGAACTTTGCACGGTGATTGACGACGGCACGATCCCGTCGCGGCGCGGGTCGATCAACGTCGACGACGAAGGCACGCCGACCGGCCGCACGGTGCTGATCGAGAACGGCATTCTCAAAGGTTATCTGCAAGACAAGCTCAACGCCGGCTTGATGAAGATGACGCCCACCGGCAACGGCCGGCGCGAAAGCTACGCGCATATTCCCATGCCGCGCATGACCAATACGTTCATGCTCGCCGGCCAGTCGGCGCCGGAAGACATTTTGCGCTCGGTGAAAAAAGGCTTGTACGCCGTCTCATTCGGCGGCGGCCAAGTCGATATCACCAGCGGCAAGTTCGTCTTTTCCGCCAGCGAAGCTTACCTGATCGAAGACGGTCATGTGACCCGGCCGGTGAAAGGCGCGACCTTGATCGGCAACGGCCCCGACGTGTTGACGCGCGTCTCGATGGTCGGCGGCGATTTGAAACTTGACGAAGGCGTCGGCACCTGCGGCAAGGACGGTCAATCGGTGCCGGTGGGCGTCGGACTACCGACGATTAAAATCGACGGCTTGACGGTGGGTGGAACAGCGGCGTGA
- a CDS encoding DUF192 domain-containing protein: MIMCRHALFVSLFFAMLGSVSACQAEPKVSISTKTGVVAFQVEIADTPSKREMGLQYRKDLAADRGMIFLFPGESPQSFWMKNTPLPLDMIFIDRERKIVGIVEQTQPFSLEPRGVNAPSQFVLEINGGLAKRHGIKTGDRVRFEEIPQQNVRE; this comes from the coding sequence ATGATCATGTGCCGCCACGCTTTGTTCGTGAGCCTGTTTTTTGCCATGCTGGGTAGCGTGAGCGCTTGCCAAGCCGAACCGAAGGTTTCCATCTCGACCAAGACTGGCGTCGTGGCGTTTCAGGTTGAGATCGCCGATACGCCGTCCAAGCGCGAGATGGGTCTGCAGTACCGTAAAGATCTGGCCGCCGACCGCGGCATGATTTTTCTTTTTCCTGGTGAATCCCCGCAGTCGTTTTGGATGAAGAATACGCCGCTGCCGTTGGACATGATCTTCATCGATCGCGAGCGTAAGATCGTCGGTATCGTCGAGCAGACCCAACCTTTTTCCTTGGAGCCGCGCGGGGTGAATGCGCCCAGCCAGTTTGTCTTGGAGATCAATGGCGGTCTGGCCAAACGCCACGGCATCAAAACCGGCGATAGGGTGCGCTTCGAAGAGATCCCGCAACAAAACGTCAGAGAGTAA